In one window of Frigoriglobus tundricola DNA:
- a CDS encoding haloacid dehalogenase-like hydrolase has translation MEVSAEKLQYNAGMPIILFDIDGTLVRSGGAGKAAMEAALVAAFGVAELRDEVPYSGRTDTAITRDLLRVHGIDATPANQQTLRDAYLAQLPGSLALKGGTVCPGVPELLAAVAGAPGVVLGLLTGNVRTGARTKLAHFGLWDFFACGGFGDDHFDRDDVARSALASVHAHVGRAVDPADVWVIGDTPLDVSCARAIGANAVAVATGWHTMDELAGHKPDLIFDDLSDHSRLLTAWGR, from the coding sequence ATGGAAGTCTCCGCGGAGAAGCTTCAGTATAACGCCGGGATGCCGATCATTCTCTTTGACATCGACGGAACGCTCGTCCGCAGCGGCGGCGCCGGCAAGGCCGCAATGGAGGCCGCGCTGGTCGCCGCGTTCGGCGTGGCCGAGCTGCGCGACGAGGTGCCGTACAGCGGCCGCACCGACACCGCGATCACCCGCGACCTGCTCCGGGTCCACGGCATCGACGCGACCCCGGCGAACCAGCAGACGCTCCGCGACGCGTATCTTGCGCAGTTGCCCGGCAGTCTGGCTCTGAAGGGTGGAACCGTTTGCCCCGGTGTGCCCGAGTTGCTCGCGGCGGTGGCCGGCGCGCCCGGCGTGGTGCTCGGCCTGTTGACCGGCAACGTGCGGACCGGCGCGCGGACCAAGCTCGCCCACTTCGGGCTGTGGGACTTCTTCGCGTGCGGCGGGTTCGGTGACGACCACTTCGACCGCGACGACGTGGCCCGGTCGGCGCTCGCGTCGGTCCACGCGCACGTCGGGCGGGCCGTGGACCCGGCCGACGTGTGGGTGATCGGTGACACCCCGCTCGACGTGAGCTGTGCGCGGGCGATCGGGGCCAACGCGGTGGCCGTGGCGACCGGCTGGCACACGATGGACGAACTCGCCGGTCACAAACCGGACCTGATCTTCGACGACCTCTCCGACCACTCCCGGTTGCTGACCGCGTGGGGGCGGTAG
- a CDS encoding thioredoxin-like domain-containing protein: MTTSQVTVRWLAVLALVAGFSAAASAQPVAVTAEWALNQQPKQAGVNVSTPAPDQAPRCKVTPIPNPKAPGTPMGYLVSDGDGKPVRQFVSYDGKNYNIVAFYVDGVEAYREVYPPAPNEPYQFRWLGPNGSKWGLDRNRDLVIDEWVVISPEEVTQELVRAVAARDPKRLGALLVTKENLAVFGLPPADAEALKARTAGAEKRMTDTADALKLSDRTKWVHAEFGVPNTRPADAFEGREDYTAHKNGTVLVEDGGKTSFIQTGEMVQIGRAWKLIDGPAAGAAGTGGTEGPVVEPQIKDLVDRLNALDQKAPAQPTVAALAAFNAQRADLLEQVVARANAKETWVRMLIDSHAAAAESDKPGNKHLVRLGQWKEAMMRPEGNPTVAAYAAFRLLTAENSVGLSAAKDEKELRAVQEKWQAGLEEFVKTFPKSADAPDAVMRLAMAYELSGAKDSEPKAKQWLEQLVKAYPDSRPYAAKAAGALKRLDSEGKPLELSGPQLGTGQPFNAAQKDKIVVVYYWASWSQSLPEDAKKLQALVKEYGAKGLTVVTVSLDHDAKQAADAVARVALPGTHLFATGGLDASPLAAAYGIMAPPHVLLAGKDGKIVNRNGHVPALEEDVKKLLAEK, from the coding sequence ATGACGACTTCGCAGGTGACCGTGCGGTGGCTCGCCGTACTCGCGCTGGTGGCCGGGTTCTCCGCCGCCGCCAGTGCGCAGCCGGTGGCCGTCACCGCCGAGTGGGCGCTCAACCAGCAGCCGAAGCAGGCGGGGGTGAACGTCAGCACGCCGGCGCCCGATCAGGCGCCGCGGTGCAAGGTGACGCCCATCCCGAACCCGAAGGCGCCCGGCACGCCGATGGGCTACCTCGTCAGCGACGGCGACGGCAAGCCGGTGCGCCAGTTCGTAAGCTACGACGGGAAGAACTACAACATCGTCGCGTTCTACGTGGACGGGGTCGAGGCGTACCGCGAGGTGTACCCGCCGGCCCCCAACGAGCCGTACCAGTTCCGCTGGCTCGGCCCGAACGGCTCCAAATGGGGGCTCGACCGCAACCGCGACCTCGTCATCGACGAGTGGGTCGTCATCTCACCGGAGGAGGTGACGCAGGAACTCGTGCGGGCGGTGGCCGCACGGGACCCGAAGCGCCTCGGCGCGCTGCTCGTGACCAAAGAGAACCTGGCCGTGTTCGGGCTGCCGCCCGCCGACGCGGAGGCGCTGAAAGCGCGGACCGCCGGGGCCGAAAAACGCATGACGGACACCGCCGACGCCCTCAAGCTGTCCGATCGCACGAAATGGGTCCACGCCGAGTTCGGGGTGCCGAACACCCGCCCGGCCGACGCGTTCGAGGGCCGCGAGGACTACACCGCGCACAAGAACGGCACCGTTCTTGTGGAAGACGGCGGGAAGACCAGCTTCATCCAGACGGGCGAGATGGTGCAGATCGGCCGCGCGTGGAAGCTGATCGACGGCCCGGCCGCCGGTGCCGCCGGCACCGGCGGGACCGAGGGGCCGGTGGTGGAGCCGCAAATCAAGGACCTGGTGGACCGGCTCAACGCGCTCGATCAGAAGGCGCCCGCCCAGCCGACGGTCGCGGCGCTGGCCGCGTTCAACGCCCAGCGGGCCGACCTGCTGGAGCAGGTCGTCGCGCGGGCGAACGCGAAGGAGACGTGGGTCCGCATGCTGATCGACAGCCACGCGGCCGCCGCCGAGAGCGACAAGCCGGGGAACAAGCACCTGGTCCGCCTGGGGCAGTGGAAGGAAGCGATGATGCGGCCGGAGGGGAACCCCACCGTCGCCGCCTACGCGGCGTTCCGCCTGCTGACGGCCGAGAACAGCGTCGGGCTGTCGGCGGCCAAGGACGAAAAGGAGCTGCGGGCCGTTCAGGAGAAGTGGCAGGCCGGGCTGGAGGAGTTCGTGAAGACGTTCCCGAAGTCGGCCGACGCCCCCGACGCGGTGATGCGGCTCGCGATGGCTTACGAGCTGTCCGGCGCAAAGGATTCGGAGCCGAAGGCGAAGCAGTGGCTCGAACAACTGGTGAAAGCCTACCCCGACAGCCGGCCGTATGCGGCGAAGGCGGCCGGCGCGCTGAAGCGGCTCGACAGCGAGGGCAAGCCGCTGGAGCTGTCCGGCCCCCAACTCGGCACCGGTCAGCCGTTTAACGCGGCCCAGAAGGACAAGATCGTCGTGGTTTACTACTGGGCGAGCTGGAGCCAGTCGCTGCCCGAGGACGCCAAAAAGCTTCAGGCGCTGGTGAAGGAGTACGGCGCGAAGGGGCTGACGGTCGTGACGGTGAGCCTGGACCACGACGCGAAACAGGCGGCGGACGCGGTGGCGCGGGTGGCCCTGCCGGGCACGCACCTGTTCGCGACCGGCGGCCTGGACGCCAGCCCGCTGGCGGCCGCGTATGGCATCATGGCCCCGCCGCACGTGCTGCTCGCG